In the genome of Verrucomicrobiota bacterium, one region contains:
- a CDS encoding DUF1080 domain-containing protein — MRNLFAILIVIVSTTVATFAVDPPSSVANSERELIVPHEVIQLFNGRDLSSFYTWLVDSHREDPHRVFSVVDQVDGAPAIRISGQHYGGLYTKQRFANYRLVAEFRWGLATWGARTNATKDSGVLLHCSGRDGNYLSKTFNGPWMRSYEFQIIEGGVGDLLVLGGYEPDGTVQKYFATATVTKDRDGEPCWDAKGVAKAFETGRVNWWGRDPDWADKLGYRGRQDVESPGGEWTHIEAICAGDTLDYFVNGKRVNQATQLSHKSGQLIFQSEGAEIFFRRIELHPLPAAK, encoded by the coding sequence ATGCGAAATCTTTTTGCCATCCTGATTGTCATTGTTTCAACCACCGTCGCGACCTTCGCAGTGGATCCGCCCTCCTCAGTCGCCAACTCCGAGCGCGAGCTGATCGTCCCGCACGAAGTCATCCAGCTCTTCAACGGGCGCGATCTTTCGTCGTTCTACACCTGGCTGGTGGATTCTCATCGCGAGGATCCGCACCGGGTTTTCTCGGTCGTGGACCAGGTGGATGGCGCGCCGGCCATCCGCATCAGCGGACAGCATTACGGCGGTCTTTACACGAAGCAGCGGTTCGCGAACTACCGGCTGGTGGCCGAATTCCGGTGGGGCCTGGCCACCTGGGGTGCCCGCACCAACGCCACCAAGGACAGCGGGGTGCTTCTACATTGCTCGGGCCGCGACGGGAATTATTTATCCAAAACTTTCAACGGCCCTTGGATGCGCTCATACGAATTTCAAATCATCGAGGGCGGCGTCGGCGACCTGCTCGTGCTCGGTGGCTACGAACCGGACGGCACGGTGCAGAAATACTTCGCCACCGCCACGGTGACAAAGGACCGCGACGGCGAGCCTTGCTGGGACGCGAAGGGTGTCGCCAAAGCGTTTGAAACCGGCCGCGTCAATTGGTGGGGTCGCGACCCGGATTGGGCCGACAAACTTGGCTACCGCGGCCGGCAGGATGTGGAAAGTCCGGGGGGAGAGTGGACACACATCGAAGCCATTTGTGCCGGCGACACACTCGATTATTTTGTGAACGGCAAGCGGGTGAACCAAGCCACACAGCTCAGCCACAAATCGGGCCAGTTGATTTTCCAATCCGAGGGCGCGGAGATTTTCTTCCGCCGCATCGAACTCCATCCACTGCCGGCGGCGAAGTAA
- a CDS encoding beta-galactosidase, producing the protein MRIRRTAIFTALFSVLGSITPRAAESPLAAVFTDQLPGHDATLSREIATQVAGAGYRVQFIGVATLTNSSALSTQKLDLLVLPGARSLPAVAAPAVENYLHQGGDLLALGLPAWEDALFELNARWLSRANFEAGIAAQKPEQILFDFAKADLGQWRRASDNPGTHTSHEIVASEGGNTLHVVIAKLTGWDTFMSPPLTNAFPPGHTLTCFRAKGGLRTKQLALEWTESDSSRWIATVELTTEWKNYALTPEAFKAWEPPPSRRGKQERFQPRNAARFVVGLAHSHTPQVGEQNDYWFAGLGTARSPFGEASLPDEIKSPHLESVSPGYLFFPIATNVVICEANGTSAFRAHWESATAGTTASPGLHPRPRGVGFNQYRQYRWEPLLEAHDAATDDYRGAVAALLVHVQPPFRGGVWATFTPSEAGFYRQPLVTNCLRQTLARMRRGVFLAEGGAEFFTTFPDQRFSVGARAANFGREAATNLSVSVEFCDEHEKSNRAVKQAKFALAPGAQHTVEEITQLQNNEENHVHVTLRAGDVVVDSLSHEIGIWQPKPKPEFIEARDGGFWLRGKPWEINGVNYMPSSGIGLANWQHFEHWVGRGAYDPEIIERDLRRMQAMNLNAVSVFIHHESLGAQHMLDFLRRCQAHGVRVNLSLRPGTPLDFRWNEIRELIEHYRLAQNDTVFAYDLAWEPRHEPSALKSDYVKPWSEWVQKRLGSVDAARKAWGVGEEFKFEMSDLKSLPSPPMKWFTQDGPWRKLVADYRLFLDDLLREKYAEARRLVKSIDPNHAVSFRMQHAGDPTFNWDAFLPYDFYGLADAVDIWESEAYGRIGDWERVKPGRFTADYARLCDARKPIVWAEMGHSVWNNQTMSPSVEQLDFQARYFHDFYRMMTESGADGIFFWWYPGGYRLNERSDFGIINPDGTDRPVTRIIRDEGGTFLKARKTGTKPDYWISVDRDRDARGLFGIYETVKDEYWKAIAAGKTPGLKWTKQPGQPATAP; encoded by the coding sequence ATGCGGATTCGCCGCACAGCCATTTTCACGGCGCTTTTCTCGGTCCTGGGTTCGATCACCCCTCGCGCCGCCGAAAGCCCGCTTGCCGCGGTCTTCACCGATCAACTGCCGGGGCACGACGCAACTCTGAGCCGCGAGATTGCCACGCAGGTTGCCGGGGCGGGATACCGCGTCCAATTCATAGGCGTCGCGACGCTCACCAACAGCTCCGCGCTCTCCACGCAGAAGCTCGACCTGCTCGTGTTGCCCGGCGCGCGATCGCTGCCGGCCGTCGCCGCGCCCGCCGTCGAGAATTATCTCCATCAAGGCGGTGATTTGCTCGCGCTGGGTCTGCCGGCGTGGGAGGACGCACTGTTCGAGTTGAATGCGAGATGGCTTTCGCGCGCGAACTTTGAGGCCGGTATTGCGGCGCAAAAGCCCGAGCAAATCCTGTTCGATTTTGCGAAGGCCGACCTAGGCCAGTGGCGGCGCGCGAGCGACAATCCTGGCACACACACAAGTCACGAAATCGTCGCGAGCGAGGGTGGCAACACTTTGCATGTCGTGATCGCGAAACTTACGGGTTGGGACACGTTCATGAGTCCGCCGTTGACGAACGCCTTTCCCCCGGGCCACACGCTCACCTGTTTTCGCGCCAAGGGCGGACTGCGGACAAAGCAACTTGCTCTTGAATGGACGGAGTCCGACAGCTCGCGCTGGATTGCGACCGTGGAATTGACGACGGAATGGAAAAACTACGCGCTGACACCCGAGGCATTCAAGGCGTGGGAGCCGCCGCCAAGCCGGCGCGGCAAACAGGAACGTTTTCAACCCAGGAATGCCGCGCGCTTTGTCGTGGGTCTGGCACATTCGCACACGCCGCAGGTGGGCGAGCAAAATGATTACTGGTTCGCCGGTCTTGGTACCGCGCGGAGTCCGTTTGGCGAGGCCAGTCTCCCGGACGAAATCAAATCGCCGCACCTAGAATCGGTGTCGCCAGGCTATTTGTTTTTTCCAATCGCCACGAACGTTGTGATTTGTGAAGCGAACGGGACGTCGGCTTTCCGCGCGCATTGGGAATCCGCCACGGCCGGAACAACCGCATCGCCTGGCCTGCATCCACGTCCGCGCGGAGTGGGGTTCAATCAATACCGGCAATATCGCTGGGAACCATTGCTGGAAGCCCACGATGCCGCGACCGATGATTACCGCGGAGCGGTCGCGGCGCTTTTGGTTCACGTGCAGCCACCATTTCGCGGCGGGGTTTGGGCAACGTTTACCCCGTCTGAGGCGGGCTTTTATCGGCAACCGCTTGTAACGAATTGTCTGCGGCAAACGCTCGCCCGCATGAGACGTGGAGTTTTTCTGGCCGAAGGCGGCGCGGAATTTTTCACGACATTTCCAGATCAGCGCTTCAGCGTCGGGGCGCGCGCGGCGAACTTCGGACGCGAGGCCGCGACGAATCTTTCCGTTTCGGTGGAATTCTGCGATGAGCACGAGAAGAGCAATCGAGCGGTGAAGCAAGCGAAGTTCGCGCTCGCTCCCGGGGCGCAGCATACGGTCGAAGAGATAACGCAACTTCAGAACAACGAGGAAAACCATGTGCACGTTACGCTGCGCGCGGGTGATGTTGTGGTTGATTCGTTGAGCCACGAGATTGGCATCTGGCAACCGAAGCCGAAGCCGGAATTTATCGAGGCGCGCGACGGTGGCTTCTGGCTGCGCGGAAAGCCTTGGGAGATCAATGGCGTGAATTACATGCCGTCGAGCGGCATCGGATTAGCGAACTGGCAGCACTTCGAACACTGGGTTGGCCGCGGCGCGTACGATCCTGAAATCATCGAGCGCGATTTGCGCCGGATGCAGGCGATGAATCTTAATGCGGTGAGCGTGTTCATCCACCACGAGTCGCTCGGCGCCCAACACATGCTGGATTTCCTGCGCCGTTGCCAAGCGCACGGCGTGCGCGTCAATCTTTCGCTTCGCCCTGGCACGCCGCTGGATTTTCGGTGGAACGAAATCCGGGAGTTGATCGAGCATTACCGACTTGCCCAGAATGACACCGTGTTTGCTTACGATCTCGCTTGGGAGCCGCGGCATGAACCGTCGGCGTTGAAATCGGATTACGTGAAACCTTGGTCGGAATGGGTGCAAAAACGCCTCGGCAGCGTGGATGCGGCGCGAAAGGCTTGGGGCGTGGGCGAGGAATTCAAATTTGAAATGTCAGATTTGAAATCACTTCCATCGCCGCCGATGAAATGGTTTACGCAGGACGGTCCGTGGCGAAAGCTCGTGGCGGATTACCGGTTGTTCCTCGACGACTTGCTGCGCGAAAAATACGCCGAGGCGCGGCGACTGGTGAAGTCCATTGACCCGAATCACGCCGTCAGCTTTCGCATGCAGCACGCGGGCGACCCGACTTTCAACTGGGACGCTTTTCTGCCCTACGATTTTTACGGACTGGCCGACGCGGTGGACATCTGGGAGTCGGAAGCCTACGGGCGCATCGGCGATTGGGAGCGGGTGAAGCCCGGTCGCTTCACCGCCGACTACGCGCGGCTGTGTGATGCCAGAAAGCCAATTGTCTGGGCGGAGATGGGCCACTCGGTTTGGAACAACCAGACGATGTCGCCGTCGGTCGAGCAACTGGATTTTCAAGCACGCTACTTCCACGATTTTTACCGGATGATGACCGAGTCCGGCGCGGACGGGATTTTCTTCTGGTGGTATCCGGGCGGCTACCGGCTGAACGAACGCAGCGATTTCGGCATCATCAACCCCGACGGCACTGACCGGCCGGTGACACGAATCATCCGCGACGAAGGCGGAACATTCCTCAAGGCTCGCAAGACCGGCACGAAACCGGATTACTGGATTTCTGTGGATCGCGACCGAGATGCGCGCGGGCTGTTTGGCATTTACGAAACGGTCAAGGACGAATACTGGAAAGCCATCGCCGCCGGAAAAACACCCGGACTTAAATGGACGAAGCAACCTGGACAACCTGCGACAGCGCCATGA
- a CDS encoding Gfo/Idh/MocA family oxidoreductase — translation MKIEPTIATTRREFIQKAATITVMGFALPHLAFAAKRKSARKPSPNSRIHLGIIGCGGMGRANLGICAREPDVVVTAACDVFDARLEATVETYKPTCKGYVDFREMLQQPDLDAVIIATPPHWHCLHAIAACEAGKDIYLQKPMTLHLGESLAVRNAVKHHDIICQIGTQIHATENYRSVVEYIRSGNLGAIGTVRTFNVMNQTPAGIGISRANPLPPGMNWDLWCGPAPLIPYNRSLASSAYEHGSWMAYSGGWTPGMAPHIIDLPVWALELGYPLITSSAGGRFIVKDDGDAYDHHEVLWQYPKCTMTWMSSLTNSYGFDLEGDPKPDRRLGIYFHGVNGTMYANYGMFKIVPEGDAMKDMQPPPHSIPASPGHEREWLNCIKSRQQPSASVFYHTHVDVPIVLSLLSLKLGRSIRFDPATEKIIGDSEAAKLSVPKYRVPWKFPTKYLS, via the coding sequence ATGAAAATCGAACCAACCATCGCCACCACGCGTCGCGAATTCATTCAAAAGGCTGCGACGATTACCGTCATGGGTTTCGCGTTGCCGCACCTGGCGTTCGCTGCCAAACGAAAATCGGCACGCAAGCCGTCGCCCAACAGCCGCATTCACCTGGGCATCATCGGTTGCGGCGGCATGGGCCGCGCCAACCTCGGCATCTGCGCTCGCGAGCCGGATGTCGTGGTCACGGCGGCATGTGACGTGTTCGATGCCCGGCTCGAAGCCACGGTGGAGACTTACAAACCGACATGCAAAGGCTACGTAGATTTTCGCGAAATGCTCCAGCAGCCCGACCTCGACGCCGTCATCATCGCCACCCCGCCACACTGGCATTGCCTGCACGCCATCGCCGCGTGCGAAGCGGGAAAGGACATTTACCTCCAAAAGCCGATGACACTCCATCTAGGGGAAAGTCTCGCCGTGCGAAACGCGGTCAAGCACCACGACATCATCTGCCAGATCGGGACGCAAATTCACGCCACGGAAAATTATCGCAGTGTCGTGGAATATATCCGCAGCGGAAACCTGGGCGCCATTGGCACGGTGCGCACGTTCAACGTGATGAACCAGACGCCCGCCGGCATTGGCATCTCCAGGGCAAACCCACTACCCCCGGGAATGAATTGGGACCTCTGGTGCGGGCCGGCCCCGCTGATTCCGTATAACCGCTCCTTGGCGAGCAGCGCCTATGAGCACGGTTCGTGGATGGCTTACAGCGGCGGTTGGACGCCCGGCATGGCGCCGCACATCATTGATCTGCCCGTCTGGGCGCTGGAGCTGGGGTATCCCCTCATCACCAGCTCCGCGGGCGGCCGGTTCATCGTCAAGGACGACGGCGACGCTTACGATCACCACGAAGTCCTCTGGCAATACCCGAAGTGCACGATGACGTGGATGTCGTCGCTCACCAACAGTTACGGGTTCGACTTGGAAGGCGACCCCAAACCGGACCGCCGTCTCGGCATTTACTTCCACGGCGTCAACGGGACGATGTATGCGAACTACGGCATGTTCAAGATCGTGCCCGAAGGTGACGCGATGAAAGACATGCAACCGCCGCCGCACTCGATTCCGGCGTCGCCCGGCCACGAGCGGGAGTGGCTCAATTGCATCAAGTCGCGCCAGCAACCCAGCGCCAGCGTTTTCTACCACACGCATGTGGACGTACCGATTGTGCTCAGCCTGCTCTCGCTCAAGCTGGGCCGCTCGATTCGCTTTGATCCCGCCACGGAGAAAATTATCGGCGACTCTGAAGCCGCGAAGCTCTCCGTGCCGAAGTACCGCGTGCCGTGGAAGTTTCCGACGAAGTATTTGTCGTGA
- a CDS encoding PmoA family protein encodes MSTQFCRGFFLAILTAIAASGAETVVNDSDGALSKTHAPVAATVKLSKSEQVAAVEGRLGLRELGPASSLAGSVVPVQLLVAGEVRASARLCWLMPPGPKGKRHFQFQESRRATNPDMRAKQDAASGEFDITEAGQPVLRYNYATIEPGDLMTNVASASRIYARARSDYIHPLFGLDGETLTKDWSVDHPHHRGVYWAWPEVDWRGQRGDLHALQKVFAKPTGKCSGTSGPVFAQIEAENVWKWESGESIVHERAIIRAYRATADERVVDLEFQFTALNEPVSLARRGTLHYGGLNIRLAMVAEQEIIFHTDPTNATPRTAWAELSGKFGGAARPSAIVVLQHNANPDYPGDWVKFPELNWFQPTFPASGTRYELKKGEPLVLRFRLWLHRGAQASEENCAAHWRAYHASLAPTYFPNR; translated from the coding sequence ATGAGCACGCAATTCTGCAGGGGCTTCTTTCTGGCAATCCTCACCGCCATCGCTGCCAGCGGCGCCGAGACCGTCGTCAATGATTCTGACGGCGCACTGAGCAAAACCCACGCGCCGGTTGCGGCTACTGTCAAGTTGAGCAAGAGCGAACAGGTCGCGGCTGTCGAAGGACGGTTGGGGCTTCGCGAGCTTGGGCCGGCGTCATCATTAGCCGGGTCGGTCGTGCCGGTGCAACTTCTTGTCGCGGGCGAAGTCCGCGCGTCGGCGCGCCTCTGCTGGCTCATGCCGCCCGGACCGAAAGGCAAACGTCATTTCCAGTTTCAGGAAAGTCGTCGGGCAACCAACCCGGACATGCGCGCGAAACAGGACGCGGCCAGTGGTGAGTTCGACATCACCGAGGCAGGCCAGCCAGTTCTTCGCTACAACTACGCGACGATTGAACCCGGCGACTTGATGACTAATGTCGCTTCGGCCAGCCGCATTTACGCCCGCGCCCGTAGCGATTATATCCATCCGCTCTTCGGTCTCGACGGCGAAACGCTCACCAAGGACTGGTCCGTGGACCATCCTCATCATCGTGGCGTTTACTGGGCCTGGCCGGAGGTGGACTGGCGCGGGCAGCGCGGTGATCTGCACGCGCTGCAAAAGGTCTTCGCCAAACCCACCGGCAAATGCAGCGGGACCAGCGGTCCGGTCTTCGCGCAGATCGAAGCCGAGAACGTTTGGAAATGGGAGAGCGGCGAATCGATTGTTCACGAGCGCGCCATAATCCGCGCGTACCGCGCCACTGCGGATGAGCGGGTCGTTGATCTCGAATTCCAGTTCACCGCGCTGAACGAGCCCGTGTCGCTCGCTCGTCGCGGGACGCTCCACTACGGCGGGCTAAACATCCGTCTGGCGATGGTCGCTGAGCAGGAAATCATCTTTCATACCGATCCGACGAATGCCACGCCACGCACGGCGTGGGCCGAACTTTCCGGCAAGTTCGGTGGTGCAGCGCGGCCTTCAGCAATCGTGGTTCTGCAACACAACGCGAACCCCGATTACCCAGGGGACTGGGTGAAGTTCCCGGAGTTGAACTGGTTTCAGCCCACGTTCCCAGCGAGTGGAACGCGCTATGAATTGAAGAAAGGCGAACCACTGGTCCTGCGTTTCCGTTTGTGGCTGCATCGCGGCGCGCAAGCCAGCGAAGAAAACTGCGCGGCGCATTGGCGCGCTTACCACGCTTCGCTCGCGCCAACTTATTTTCCAAACCGCTGA
- a CDS encoding beta-galactosidase: MFIPRGEVTRQQLDLWLDSNVHDWRWHLGEVPGAERPEFKDTTWELVDLGFKWWPHDSTGWFRTRITVPETINGIPIKGGTIRMKAGVDNGAKAYVNGALKQEFEWSKGDFILTDKAQPGQIITVALHAVNRPGSGSLLEASLVNGPGETLVDGLRGLVKDLTAALEDGEYVPAAETAHWQKLVNESLQTLDLAAYRSSNRDTFLASVEKARAILLSDRATVGERLKKTAENLETLKGKIRQERAAGAQMAYPAADARVVEGFLRYVRDDLAEIHSGHKLRGLKGAAYIDRLCLEALKEVLVRDAPVPQYRTGPSKIRVGAFWQNDRPVYFTGVGHFGQVREDIPILNDYGLNIIQIEMGPANGLPTPDTVDVEAIRQNVVQWLDQAAAHNVAVNLLISPHYFPKWAFDADPAHQQCGHGFVKFCIEAPNTRVVMEKWLDALMPLIAHHPALHSICLSNEPQYQGRCAYERAAFQKWLKAKWGSIRKANKVYGTQFRRFEDIDLPQDASHYGLYFDRWRFNQDRFVVFHEMLRERIRRYAPDLPVHAKVMSHAFEDPGRFEVGIDYERFAQLDRIAGNDCVVEFTGEHRSEYACDWQTMAMNYTLQHSAAPDSPIFNSENHLIGDGDTRYIPESYIRTVFWQEALHGQGATTTWVWERGQGGDLAENILTRANCVRAFGRVALDLQRLAPEVHALSQAPAQLAILFSYSSLLPSKDYVDEARAAFEGAYFADVTSDFVTERHIESGKLARYKLVVVPRASHAPDPVVKAFNEYIRDGGTVMTVGRCFTHDEYGRVRQKALVQSGRGRLVTYPALLTAHAYRDILDRLLDETKMARLVRIEGAHGEPIWGVNVRAVEENGRLLINLLNLSRERQQVRLVTKPPAKNALNLMDGKEMEVPFTLSPLEPVLLVRRPRS, translated from the coding sequence GTGTTTATTCCACGGGGCGAGGTGACGCGGCAGCAGTTGGACCTCTGGCTGGATTCAAACGTGCATGACTGGCGCTGGCATCTGGGCGAAGTGCCCGGCGCCGAGCGACCTGAGTTTAAGGATACAACATGGGAACTCGTTGATTTGGGTTTCAAGTGGTGGCCGCACGATTCCACCGGCTGGTTCCGCACCCGCATTACCGTTCCAGAAACGATCAACGGAATTCCCATCAAGGGCGGGACCATTCGCATGAAAGCCGGCGTGGATAACGGCGCCAAAGCGTATGTGAACGGCGCGCTGAAACAAGAGTTTGAATGGTCGAAAGGCGATTTTATCCTGACGGACAAGGCGCAACCCGGCCAGATCATTACGGTGGCGCTTCATGCCGTTAACCGGCCGGGGTCCGGCAGCTTGTTGGAAGCCTCGCTGGTGAACGGTCCCGGCGAGACGTTGGTGGACGGCTTGCGCGGATTGGTGAAGGACCTCACCGCGGCCTTGGAGGATGGGGAATACGTGCCCGCGGCGGAGACGGCTCATTGGCAGAAGCTGGTGAATGAATCGCTCCAAACCCTGGACCTTGCGGCGTACCGATCCTCCAACCGCGACACTTTTCTGGCTTCTGTTGAAAAGGCGCGGGCAATCCTGTTGTCAGATCGCGCCACGGTGGGGGAACGCTTGAAGAAGACTGCTGAAAACCTAGAGACATTGAAAGGAAAGATCCGACAGGAACGCGCGGCGGGCGCGCAAATGGCATATCCCGCCGCCGATGCGCGCGTCGTGGAAGGTTTTTTGCGCTACGTGCGTGATGATCTGGCGGAAATCCATTCGGGACACAAACTCCGTGGACTCAAAGGCGCGGCGTACATCGACCGGCTTTGCCTGGAGGCGCTGAAAGAAGTTCTGGTCAGGGACGCACCAGTACCGCAGTACCGAACAGGGCCCTCCAAAATCCGCGTCGGAGCATTCTGGCAAAACGATCGCCCGGTGTACTTCACAGGCGTCGGCCACTTCGGCCAAGTGCGCGAGGACATTCCCATCCTGAACGACTACGGTTTGAACATCATCCAGATCGAGATGGGGCCGGCAAATGGCCTGCCGACGCCCGACACGGTTGATGTGGAAGCCATTCGCCAGAATGTTGTTCAGTGGCTGGATCAGGCGGCGGCTCACAACGTGGCGGTGAACCTGTTGATTTCGCCGCATTATTTCCCCAAGTGGGCGTTCGATGCGGACCCCGCGCATCAGCAGTGCGGGCACGGCTTCGTGAAGTTTTGCATCGAAGCGCCGAACACGCGGGTGGTGATGGAGAAATGGCTGGACGCGCTGATGCCGCTGATCGCGCATCATCCGGCGCTGCACAGTATCTGCCTCTCGAACGAACCGCAGTACCAGGGGCGGTGCGCGTATGAGCGGGCAGCCTTTCAAAAGTGGCTGAAAGCCAAATGGGGTTCCATCCGCAAAGCCAACAAAGTTTACGGCACGCAGTTTCGGCGATTTGAGGATATTGACCTGCCGCAGGACGCGTCGCACTACGGTTTGTATTTTGATCGGTGGCGTTTCAACCAGGACCGCTTCGTGGTGTTTCATGAAATGCTGCGCGAGCGCATCCGCCGATACGCTCCGGACTTGCCCGTTCATGCGAAGGTGATGTCGCACGCTTTCGAGGATCCGGGCCGGTTCGAGGTGGGGATTGATTACGAACGCTTCGCCCAGCTTGATCGCATCGCGGGCAATGATTGCGTCGTGGAGTTTACCGGCGAACACCGGAGCGAATACGCGTGCGACTGGCAGACCATGGCGATGAATTACACACTGCAACATTCGGCGGCGCCGGACAGCCCGATTTTTAATTCCGAAAACCACCTGATCGGCGATGGCGACACGCGCTACATTCCGGAAAGCTACATCCGGACGGTGTTCTGGCAGGAGGCGCTGCATGGTCAGGGCGCGACAACGACCTGGGTGTGGGAGCGCGGACAGGGAGGAGACCTGGCGGAGAACATCTTGACGCGGGCGAATTGCGTGCGCGCGTTTGGTCGTGTAGCGCTTGACCTGCAACGGCTCGCCCCCGAGGTCCATGCGCTGAGCCAGGCCCCGGCCCAACTGGCCATCTTGTTTTCGTATTCGAGCCTGTTGCCCTCCAAGGATTACGTTGACGAGGCGCGGGCGGCATTTGAAGGGGCGTATTTTGCTGACGTCACCAGCGATTTCGTCACTGAACGTCACATCGAATCGGGCAAGCTGGCGCGGTATAAACTGGTGGTGGTGCCGCGTGCGTCCCACGCGCCCGATCCGGTCGTAAAGGCATTCAACGAATACATCCGGGATGGCGGCACCGTGATGACTGTGGGCCGCTGCTTCACGCACGACGAGTATGGGCGCGTTCGGCAGAAGGCCCTTGTTCAGTCTGGCCGCGGCCGGCTGGTCACTTACCCGGCCCTGCTGACGGCGCATGCGTACCGGGATATTCTCGACCGGCTCCTTGACGAGACGAAGATGGCGCGACTCGTCCGGATCGAAGGCGCCCACGGCGAACCAATCTGGGGCGTGAATGTGCGCGCCGTGGAAGAAAACGGACGGCTGCTGATCAACCTGCTCAACCTGTCGCGGGAGCGCCAGCAGGTGCGTCTCGTAACGAAGCCTCCGGCCAAAAATGCACTCAATCTCATGGACGGCAAGGAAATGGAAGTTCCGTTCACGCTTTCGCCGTTGGAACCGGTATTACTGGTGCGGAGGCCGAGATCGTGA
- a CDS encoding 50S ribosomal protein L11 methyltransferase — translation MARSRMKPGTMRQISVAVSVEAEEAVAALLEHLSGQPASVYTDAETNAPVASVFCQKRSDWSPAKRARLLAGLKAIQVHGLEIGPGTITVRTVRRKDWAESWKRHFKPIEIGASLLIKPSWSKRRPRKYQAVVVLDPGLSFGTGQHPTTKFCLEQLVAFRRSGEAQSFLDIGSGSGILAIAAAKLGYSPVHAIDLDPEAIRVARANAVRNGVLEQIRFDRRDLTKSPPRSRQKYNLICANLIANLLLAERNRILNRLSPAGTLVVAGILKTEFPQVRAAYSRAGCALLAERIEAEWQAGAFGLQVRRARLREE, via the coding sequence GTGGCGCGATCTCGCATGAAGCCGGGTACGATGCGGCAAATTTCCGTGGCCGTTTCGGTTGAAGCGGAAGAGGCCGTGGCCGCGCTGCTGGAGCATTTGTCCGGTCAACCGGCTTCGGTTTACACGGACGCTGAAACCAACGCTCCAGTGGCGAGTGTCTTTTGCCAAAAGCGTTCCGACTGGTCGCCGGCAAAGCGCGCCAGGTTGTTGGCGGGTTTGAAGGCAATCCAAGTTCACGGGCTGGAGATTGGTCCTGGAACAATCACGGTGCGAACAGTGCGACGGAAGGATTGGGCGGAATCGTGGAAGCGGCACTTCAAACCCATCGAAATCGGAGCGTCGTTGCTGATCAAACCAAGCTGGAGCAAACGCCGTCCGCGAAAATACCAGGCGGTGGTCGTGCTCGATCCCGGACTGAGCTTCGGCACGGGCCAGCATCCGACAACGAAATTTTGTCTGGAGCAGCTCGTGGCATTTCGGCGAAGCGGCGAAGCACAATCGTTTTTGGACATCGGCAGCGGGTCGGGCATTCTGGCGATTGCGGCGGCGAAACTCGGATACTCACCCGTGCACGCAATCGACCTTGATCCAGAAGCGATTCGGGTGGCGCGGGCAAACGCCGTGAGAAACGGTGTGTTGGAACAGATTCGCTTTGATCGCCGGGACCTGACCAAATCCCCACCCCGGTCGCGGCAGAAGTATAACCTGATTTGCGCCAACTTGATTGCCAATCTGCTCCTGGCTGAACGGAATCGTATTCTGAATCGTTTGAGCCCGGCCGGCACGCTGGTCGTGGCCGGCATTTTGAAAACCGAATTCCCGCAAGTTCGAGCTGCTTACAGTCGGGCTGGGTGCGCACTCCTGGCGGAACGGATTGAAGCTGAGTGGCAAGCGGGCGCGTTTGGTCTCCAGGTCCGCCGGGCCAGGCTCAGAGAGGAATGA
- a CDS encoding histidine phosphatase family protein, which produces MNPPTRLFLLRHGEVESRYHRVFGGRIDMELSDHGHHQARLLANYLRSTVLDAIYVSPMKRAQQTLKPLTAHSRRAPAVLHGLREVDFGDWTGLGWQQVREQFQVEPFEWLDKLEQATIPNAESVQGFRDRVEPCLQQILRENPGQTVAVVCHGGVIRMILAILLGLPLRKTAGFEIEYASLTEVHHHAHKTEIQRLNFTPWRDLA; this is translated from the coding sequence TTGAATCCTCCCACCCGACTGTTCCTGTTACGCCACGGCGAAGTGGAATCACGCTATCATCGGGTGTTTGGCGGACGCATCGACATGGAGCTTTCCGACCACGGCCATCACCAAGCGCGGCTGCTGGCGAACTATTTGCGTTCGACGGTTTTGGACGCCATTTACGTCAGCCCGATGAAGCGGGCGCAACAAACACTCAAGCCGCTGACGGCGCACAGCCGGCGCGCGCCCGCCGTTTTGCATGGTTTGCGCGAAGTGGATTTTGGTGACTGGACCGGACTGGGCTGGCAACAAGTACGGGAGCAATTCCAGGTCGAACCCTTTGAATGGCTGGACAAATTGGAGCAAGCGACCATCCCAAATGCCGAGTCGGTCCAAGGATTTCGCGACCGCGTCGAACCTTGTCTGCAACAAATCCTGCGCGAAAACCCCGGCCAGACCGTGGCAGTAGTCTGTCACGGCGGCGTCATCCGGATGATACTGGCGATTCTGCTGGGATTGCCGTTGCGCAAAACCGCCGGGTTCGAAATCGAGTATGCCAGCCTCACGGAAGTGCATCATCACGCGCACAAGACCGAAATCCAACGGCTCAATTTCACACCGTGGCGCGATCTCGCATGA